Proteins co-encoded in one Prevotella sp. E13-27 genomic window:
- the xylE gene encoding D-xylose transporter XylE, protein MCISVSFCDKTIHYYHFNCYLCTQNLQLLNKQKKKMNQTNENGSRGYLIGIVMVAVLGGLLFGYDTAVISGAEKGLQAYFMGANDFVYSNFMHGFTSSSALIGCIIGSALSGLMASNLGRKRSLFIAGLLFFVSALGSMEPEFLFFEHGKPSFSLLIMFNIYRVIGGIGVGLASAICPMYIGEVAPSNIRGMLVSWNQFAIIFGQLVVYFVNFLILGEHTNPVIKAIEGINQVLPGSDPWTISTGWRYMFGSEAIPAGLFAILICFVPETPRYLVMIGKYDAAQGILAKINGATRAQQILQDIKDTITVKTERLFTYGYLCIFVGIMLSVFQQAVGINAVLYYAPRIFEDMGMTNPMVNTVVMGVVNILFTLVAVFTVEKLGRKPLLICGSIGMAIGAMGVAITFGHKGMEMATMLSIMVYSASFMFSWGPICWVLIAEIFPNTIRGAAVAIAVAFQWIFNFIVSSTFVPMFNMHLTEGDDFGHWFTYGLYGFICLVAAFFVWRLVPETKGKTLEEMTQLWKSKNA, encoded by the coding sequence ATGTGTATTTCTGTATCTTTCTGCGATAAAACCATTCATTATTATCATTTTAATTGTTATCTTTGCACTCAAAATCTACAACTATTAAATAAACAAAAGAAAAAAATGAATCAGACAAACGAAAACGGTAGCCGCGGCTACCTTATCGGCATTGTGATGGTAGCCGTACTTGGCGGACTGCTCTTTGGCTACGACACTGCCGTCATCTCTGGAGCAGAGAAAGGTCTTCAGGCTTATTTCATGGGAGCGAACGACTTCGTGTACAGCAACTTCATGCATGGCTTCACTTCCTCATCAGCACTCATCGGCTGTATCATCGGCTCAGCCCTCTCAGGTCTCATGGCATCAAATCTCGGCCGTAAGCGCTCGTTGTTTATTGCCGGTCTGCTGTTCTTCGTGTCAGCACTGGGTTCCATGGAGCCAGAATTTCTTTTCTTCGAGCACGGCAAGCCAAGCTTTTCACTGCTTATCATGTTCAACATCTACCGCGTCATTGGTGGTATCGGCGTAGGTCTCGCCTCTGCCATCTGCCCAATGTACATCGGTGAGGTTGCGCCGTCTAACATCCGCGGTATGCTCGTCTCTTGGAACCAGTTCGCTATCATCTTCGGTCAGTTGGTAGTTTATTTCGTAAACTTCCTCATCCTTGGAGAGCATACAAATCCTGTTATAAAAGCTATAGAGGGCATCAATCAGGTATTGCCAGGCAGCGACCCATGGACCATTAGCACAGGTTGGCGATACATGTTCGGCTCCGAGGCTATACCCGCAGGTCTCTTCGCAATTCTCATATGCTTCGTTCCTGAGACACCACGCTATCTCGTAATGATTGGCAAATATGATGCTGCACAGGGCATACTTGCCAAAATCAACGGTGCTACACGCGCACAGCAGATTCTGCAAGACATTAAGGATACCATAACTGTAAAGACAGAGCGTCTGTTCACCTATGGCTATCTCTGCATCTTTGTAGGCATCATGCTCTCCGTATTCCAGCAGGCAGTAGGTATCAATGCAGTGCTCTACTACGCTCCACGAATCTTCGAAGACATGGGCATGACCAACCCAATGGTTAATACAGTTGTGATGGGTGTTGTAAACATTCTGTTCACTCTCGTAGCAGTATTCACAGTAGAAAAACTCGGACGCAAGCCTCTGCTCATCTGCGGTTCAATAGGCATGGCCATTGGTGCCATGGGCGTAGCAATAACATTCGGACACAAAGGCATGGAGATGGCAACCATGCTCTCTATCATGGTTTATTCCGCATCGTTCATGTTCTCATGGGGCCCCATCTGCTGGGTTCTCATTGCCGAGATCTTCCCCAACACCATCCGTGGTGCTGCCGTAGCAATTGCAGTGGCATTCCAGTGGATATTCAATTTCATCGTGTCATCGACTTTTGTCCCAATGTTCAATATGCATCTCACAGAAGGCGATGACTTCGGACACTGGTTTACCTACGGCCTCTACGGCTTCATCTGCCTGGTTGCTGCCTTCTTCGTATGGCGCCTCGTTCCTGAAACAAAGGGTAAGACCCTTGAGGAGATGACACAGCTGTGGAAGTCGAAAAACGCATAA
- a CDS encoding ATP-binding protein: protein MGQVYTNISHELLTPLTVISASVERMYEQNPQFAQDYALINLNIDRMVHLLQEILETSKLQSGELKLLVSQGDVMEYISHTALCLEPLMAKRKIEFSVQCQPRSMMGWIDTDKLDKIIYNLISNAAKYTPEGGKVSVKVCTNKTYDSITIRVEDNGIGIGDETMKHLFQRFQDGNYRQMNTIGTGLGLALTRDLVYLHGGNINCRSEEGKGTTFSVTIPINKESFTESQIDEAHPVDLNKPQTYILDISSITPQETPSTKVEKRESADEDIYNILIVEDNIELLMLMQTLLSNKYNIFTATNGQEALKVIEETELDLVISDVMMPEMDGNELTERIKSDSNMSHLPVILLTAKNQDEEREKSMLIGADDYIIKPFKLGDLDLRIRNIIENRKRIRREFKAQTVEESRLKATSSSPSADERFLKKAIDCVYAHLADSDFDRDAFAAEMGASASTLYNKLRSITGMNVSAFIRDIRMKEAKRLALTDPDLRVSDLAYQVGFKDPKYFSTCFKKEFGLQPSEFIEQVASR, encoded by the coding sequence ATGGGACAAGTATATACAAACATCAGCCATGAGTTGTTAACTCCACTCACCGTCATATCAGCATCTGTTGAGCGAATGTATGAGCAGAATCCGCAGTTTGCCCAGGACTATGCCCTTATAAACCTCAACATTGACCGCATGGTACACCTGTTACAGGAGATTCTTGAGACGAGTAAACTACAATCAGGTGAACTGAAGTTGCTTGTGTCGCAAGGAGATGTAATGGAATATATCAGCCACACAGCACTTTGCTTGGAGCCACTAATGGCTAAACGCAAGATAGAGTTCAGCGTACAGTGCCAGCCCCGCTCCATGATGGGATGGATTGACACTGACAAACTCGACAAAATAATATACAACCTAATATCAAACGCAGCTAAATACACTCCTGAAGGCGGAAAGGTATCGGTGAAGGTTTGTACAAACAAGACATACGACAGTATTACCATTCGCGTAGAAGACAACGGTATCGGCATAGGCGATGAGACGATGAAACACCTATTCCAGCGTTTTCAGGACGGCAACTACCGACAGATGAACACCATTGGCACCGGACTTGGACTTGCTCTTACGCGCGATCTCGTGTATCTTCATGGTGGCAATATCAACTGCCGTAGTGAAGAAGGCAAGGGGACAACTTTCTCTGTCACCATTCCAATAAACAAAGAGTCATTTACTGAGTCACAGATTGACGAGGCTCATCCTGTTGACCTAAACAAGCCACAAACATACATTCTCGACATTTCTTCGATTACACCACAGGAGACTCCATCAACCAAAGTGGAGAAAAGAGAATCTGCCGATGAAGACATATACAATATATTAATAGTAGAAGACAACATTGAGCTGCTCATGCTCATGCAGACACTGCTTAGCAACAAATACAACATATTTACTGCTACAAACGGACAAGAAGCGCTGAAGGTTATAGAAGAAACAGAGCTTGACCTCGTCATCTCCGATGTCATGATGCCTGAGATGGACGGCAACGAACTGACTGAGCGAATAAAGTCCGACTCGAACATGAGCCATCTGCCCGTCATATTACTGACAGCAAAGAATCAGGACGAGGAGCGAGAAAAGTCTATGCTCATAGGAGCTGACGACTATATCATCAAACCGTTCAAACTGGGCGACCTCGACCTTCGCATCAGAAATATCATTGAAAACCGTAAGCGCATACGCCGAGAGTTTAAGGCACAGACGGTTGAAGAGAGTCGCCTCAAGGCCACCTCATCATCACCAAGCGCCGATGAACGTTTCCTGAAGAAAGCCATTGACTGCGTATATGCCCATCTCGCCGACAGCGACTTTGACCGTGATGCCTTTGCAGCTGAGATGGGAGCAAGCGCATCTACACTATACAACAAGCTGCGCTCAATCACCGGCATGAACGTGTCTGCCTTCATTCGTGACATCCGTATGAAAGAAGCCAAACGACTGGCACTCACCGACCCTGACCTACGTGTCAGCGACCTTGCTTATCAAGTGGGATTCAAGGACCCGAAATATTTCTCAACATGCTTCAAGAAAGAGTTCGGACTACAGCCAAGTGAGTTCATTGAGCAAGTGGCTTCGCGTTAA
- a CDS encoding acetylornithine carbamoyltransferase — translation MKSFINVEDIGPLEKALAEAMEIKNDRFKYQHLGKNKTLMMIFFNNSLRTRLSTQKAAMNLGMNVIVLDVNAGAWKLETERGVIMDGDKSEHLLEAIPVMGCYCDIIGVRSFAGLTDREYDYAETVLNQFIKYSGKPVFAMETATVHPLQAFADLITIEEHKTDKRPKVVLTWAPHCRALPQAVPNSFAQWMNAAEDVDLVITHPKGYELDPAFVGNARVEYDQRKAFEGADFIYAKNWSNPGVTCAADYGKITCEDRSWTVDTEHMSWTNNGKFMHCLPVRRGLIVTDDVIESENSLVIPEAANREISCSVVLKRMLERL, via the coding sequence ATGAAGAGTTTTATTAATGTAGAGGACATTGGTCCATTGGAGAAAGCGTTGGCTGAGGCAATGGAAATTAAGAACGACCGTTTCAAGTATCAGCATCTGGGCAAGAACAAGACGCTCATGATGATATTCTTTAACAACTCACTACGCACGCGATTGTCAACACAGAAGGCTGCAATGAACTTGGGCATGAATGTGATTGTGCTCGACGTGAATGCAGGAGCATGGAAACTGGAGACTGAGCGTGGCGTGATTATGGACGGCGACAAGAGTGAGCATCTGCTTGAGGCTATACCTGTAATGGGTTGCTATTGCGATATCATTGGAGTGCGCTCGTTTGCAGGACTGACAGACCGTGAGTATGACTATGCTGAGACTGTGCTCAATCAGTTTATAAAATACAGTGGAAAGCCGGTCTTCGCCATGGAGACTGCTACGGTGCATCCACTTCAGGCATTTGCAGACCTGATAACCATTGAGGAACACAAGACTGATAAGCGCCCGAAAGTGGTTCTTACATGGGCTCCACATTGTCGAGCATTGCCACAGGCTGTGCCAAACTCCTTTGCACAATGGATGAATGCTGCTGAGGATGTTGACCTGGTAATAACCCATCCAAAGGGCTATGAGCTTGATCCCGCATTTGTGGGCAATGCACGTGTGGAGTATGACCAGCGTAAGGCTTTCGAAGGTGCAGACTTCATCTATGCAAAGAACTGGTCGAACCCAGGCGTGACATGCGCTGCTGACTACGGAAAGATTACATGCGAAGACCGTTCTTGGACTGTTGACACCGAACACATGTCGTGGACAAACAATGGCAAGTTCATGCACTGTCTTCCAGTACGTCGCGGACTTATCGTTACCGACGACGTAATAGAGTCTGAAAACTCACTGGTAATTCCAGAAGCGGCAAACCGCGAGATTTCATGCTCGGTGGTTCTAAAGCGAATGCTCGAGAGACTGTAG
- a CDS encoding C10 family peptidase — MKKFFLALICLFLCQLSFAGHITTEEAQHKALLFVKSHRAASQRQGMRLAARGNAIAISQTDSLTSYYVFNIGEQNGFVVISGDDRVPAILGYADEGEFDVTNMPENMKTWFQSYDSQLHYLSTHNYTAVAQTKEHPSVRPLLKSLWNQGEPYYNYCPTYQNEHTVTGCVATAMAQVINYYKYPEKTTAKIPAYTTETLKKEVSSIGITTIDWKNMKDEYTGTETTAEKNAVAKLMQLCGTSVLMDYNLGENGGSAAYSNNVAVALKSYFDYDAATELIDRNDFKAAAWDSLIYNELANSRPVYYAGSTVKSGHAFVIDGYDKNGLYHVNWGWGGSNNGYFLLSILDPGSNSGIGASSSTDGYSISQEAIINAQPNTGVVPDKPKIMTIYSIQTEQATVSKYNKKFTVNYTTETRNFTGDSVHFELGVGVFDKDNTLKYVERQWDVNLGDTWGYSAAKHTAAIPALPDGTYFITNVSREVGTDTWYRNHGADKYSIIAEVNGLKMRLTSPYIYLDGEIEVTGKLEKGRTLTVKATIDNYGTFFNEALYLRVNGENMGGRQFELEKDETGELEMTFKADKVGENEIVIARRYWEWDADSKVWNEIFETIAEESITIAPAKAQNLKFSNGKVTNLTNGVVKDDKVKLQVSVRNNGQNEYDDFIRIWTLVPYTGNRWYYTSSTDAEINVPAGGYKTINLEVPITKSNSYWFIIVYKNYGEFGEPNNTNSAYSDIYNITVEVPEVPDDIKKVVANSYSATTEADRKIYNLNGQQVQKTGKGIYIVGGKKIILK, encoded by the coding sequence ATGAAAAAGTTCTTTCTGGCATTAATATGTCTATTCCTCTGCCAGCTTTCATTCGCAGGTCATATAACAACCGAAGAAGCACAGCATAAAGCCCTACTGTTTGTCAAGTCACACCGTGCTGCCTCACAACGCCAAGGCATGCGACTTGCAGCAAGGGGCAATGCCATTGCCATTAGCCAGACAGATTCTCTCACAAGCTATTACGTCTTTAACATTGGCGAGCAAAACGGCTTCGTGGTCATCAGTGGCGATGACCGTGTTCCTGCCATCCTCGGCTATGCTGACGAAGGAGAGTTCGATGTGACCAACATGCCGGAGAACATGAAGACATGGTTCCAGAGCTACGACAGTCAGCTGCACTATCTGTCAACACATAATTATACTGCCGTAGCCCAAACGAAAGAACACCCATCAGTAAGACCCCTGCTGAAGAGTCTTTGGAATCAGGGTGAACCATATTACAACTATTGTCCTACATATCAGAATGAGCACACGGTGACTGGATGCGTTGCAACAGCCATGGCTCAGGTCATCAACTATTACAAATATCCAGAAAAGACTACAGCAAAGATACCTGCATATACGACAGAGACGCTTAAAAAAGAGGTTTCCTCCATTGGCATAACCACTATCGACTGGAAGAACATGAAAGATGAATATACAGGTACAGAGACTACTGCTGAGAAGAATGCCGTAGCAAAGCTCATGCAACTCTGCGGCACCTCGGTGTTGATGGACTACAACTTAGGGGAAAACGGTGGCAGCGCTGCATACTCCAACAATGTGGCGGTTGCTTTGAAGTCATATTTCGACTACGACGCAGCAACAGAGCTTATAGACCGCAACGATTTCAAGGCCGCCGCATGGGACAGCCTCATCTATAACGAATTGGCAAACAGCCGCCCTGTCTATTACGCAGGCTCGACAGTGAAAAGCGGTCATGCCTTCGTCATCGATGGTTACGACAAGAATGGCCTCTATCACGTGAACTGGGGATGGGGCGGAAGCAACAACGGTTATTTTCTGCTCTCCATCCTTGATCCTGGTAGCAACAGCGGCATTGGCGCAAGTTCGAGCACCGACGGCTACAGCATCTCTCAGGAAGCCATCATCAACGCACAGCCAAACACAGGCGTGGTGCCCGACAAGCCGAAGATAATGACTATTTACAGTATTCAAACTGAGCAGGCCACGGTAAGCAAGTATAATAAAAAGTTCACCGTTAACTATACCACAGAGACCCGCAACTTCACTGGCGACTCTGTGCATTTCGAGCTTGGAGTAGGCGTATTCGACAAAGACAACACATTGAAATATGTTGAACGGCAATGGGACGTAAACCTGGGAGACACATGGGGATATTCAGCTGCCAAGCATACAGCAGCAATACCAGCGCTACCAGATGGCACATATTTCATAACCAACGTTAGCCGCGAGGTAGGCACAGACACATGGTACAGAAACCATGGTGCAGACAAATACAGCATCATAGCTGAGGTAAATGGTCTCAAGATGCGACTTACCTCACCGTATATATACCTCGACGGAGAGATAGAGGTAACAGGCAAGCTCGAGAAAGGCCGAACGCTGACTGTAAAAGCCACTATCGACAACTATGGAACATTCTTCAACGAAGCCCTTTACCTAAGAGTCAACGGCGAAAACATGGGTGGACGACAGTTTGAGTTAGAAAAAGACGAGACTGGCGAGCTGGAGATGACCTTCAAGGCAGACAAGGTTGGCGAGAACGAAATCGTTATTGCACGACGCTATTGGGAATGGGATGCAGACAGCAAGGTCTGGAACGAGATATTCGAGACAATAGCAGAGGAATCCATCACCATTGCTCCTGCCAAAGCCCAAAACCTCAAGTTCAGCAACGGCAAGGTGACAAACCTCACCAATGGTGTGGTAAAGGACGACAAGGTAAAGCTACAGGTTAGCGTGAGAAACAACGGACAAAACGAATACGATGACTTCATACGTATCTGGACCCTCGTGCCTTACACTGGAAACAGATGGTACTACACCTCAAGCACAGATGCTGAGATAAACGTACCTGCCGGAGGCTACAAGACTATCAACCTTGAAGTGCCCATAACGAAAAGCAATAGCTATTGGTTTATTATAGTATATAAGAACTATGGTGAGTTTGGCGAACCGAACAACACAAATTCTGCCTACAGTGATATCTATAACATCACGGTCGAAGTACCCGAAGTGCCCGATGACATTAAAAAGGTTGTAGCTAACAGCTATTCTGCCACAACAGAAGCTGACAGAAAGATTTACAACCTCAACGGTCAACAGGTTCAAAAGACAGGAAAAGGCATCTATATTGTGGGTGGTAAAAAAATAATATTGAAATAA
- a CDS encoding arginine repressor, with protein MKIKNTRLETLRLIISSQQLGSQEELLSALQKEGFKLTQATLSRDLKQLKVAKAATMSGNYVYVLPNESMYKRVSTPSTVKEMMQMPGFVSLNFSGNMAVIKTRPGYASSIAWNIDNSDLPEFLGTIAGADTIFVAIKEGVSHSEAVEALSTVIPNIK; from the coding sequence ATGAAGATTAAGAACACCCGTCTCGAAACCCTTCGTCTGATTATCTCAAGCCAGCAGCTGGGTAGTCAGGAAGAGTTGTTGAGCGCATTGCAAAAGGAAGGTTTCAAACTCACTCAAGCCACCCTAAGCCGTGACCTCAAGCAGCTGAAAGTGGCAAAGGCAGCAACGATGAGCGGAAACTATGTCTACGTGCTGCCCAACGAGTCAATGTACAAACGCGTCTCCACGCCATCAACAGTCAAGGAGATGATGCAGATGCCAGGCTTTGTCAGTCTGAACTTCTCCGGCAACATGGCAGTGATAAAGACTCGTCCTGGCTATGCCAGTTCCATAGCCTGGAACATCGACAACAGCGACCTTCCAGAATTTCTCGGAACCATTGCCGGTGCAGACACCATCTTCGTGGCCATCAAGGAAGGTGTAAGCCATAGCGAAGCCGTCGAAGCCCTAAGCACCGTTATTCCCAACATTAAATAA
- a CDS encoding GNAT family N-acetyltransferase yields MNKDNIEVVVAGPEHEIYVDTILETIAEAAKVRGTGIAKRTHEYLATKMMEAKAVIALASDGRFAGFSYIETWGNKTYVTTSGLIVHPDFRGLGLAKRIKDLTFTLARTRWPHAKIFSLTSGAAVMKMNTGLGYKPVTFAELTDDEAFWRGCEGCINVDVLHRTGRKYCICTGMLFDPTEQLPAKIPEDVLSRIRHLEEIEEN; encoded by the coding sequence ATGAACAAGGATAATATAGAAGTTGTGGTGGCTGGTCCTGAACATGAAATATATGTGGACACCATCCTTGAGACAATAGCCGAGGCTGCCAAGGTGCGCGGCACAGGTATTGCCAAGCGAACTCACGAATATCTGGCAACAAAGATGATGGAGGCCAAGGCAGTCATAGCCCTCGCCTCCGACGGACGCTTTGCCGGTTTCAGCTACATCGAGACATGGGGCAACAAAACCTATGTCACGACAAGTGGTCTGATAGTACATCCCGACTTCCGTGGTCTCGGACTTGCGAAGCGCATTAAGGATCTTACATTCACTCTGGCCCGCACCCGTTGGCCCCATGCTAAGATTTTCTCACTCACGAGCGGTGCTGCCGTAATGAAGATGAACACCGGTCTAGGTTACAAGCCTGTTACCTTTGCCGAGCTCACTGACGACGAGGCTTTCTGGCGCGGATGCGAAGGCTGCATCAATGTCGATGTGCTCCACCGCACAGGTCGCAAATACTGCATCTGCACTGGCATGCTCTTCGACCCCACGGAACAGCTACCGGCAAAGATACCCGAAGACGTGCTTTCACGCATACGTCACTTAGAAGAGATAGAAGAGAATTGA
- a CDS encoding argininosuccinate synthase: MSKKKVVVAFSGGLDTSYNVMYLTKELGYEVYAACANTGGFSAEQLKRNEENAYKLGAVKYVTLDVTQEYYAKSLKYMIFGNVLRNNCYPISVSSERIFQAIAIARYAKEIGADAIAHGSTGAGNDQIRFDMTFLVMAPGVEIITLTRDRNLTRKEEVDYLNANGYFADFTKLKYSYNVGIWGTSICGGELLDPTQGLPEEAYLKHVTAKEPEQLLKIEFDKGEIVGVNGEKFDDRVKAIQKIEEIGASYAIGRDANVGDTIIGIKGRVGFEAAAPKLIIEAHRLLEKSTLSKWQQYWKDQVANWYGMFLHESQYLEPVMPDIEAMLTSSQRNVTGTAILKLRPYGFETVGIDSANDLTKSKLGEYGETQTGWTADEAKGFIKVSSTPLRVYYGIHKDEKR; encoded by the coding sequence ATGAGCAAGAAAAAAGTTGTAGTAGCATTTAGCGGTGGTCTCGACACATCATACAACGTGATGTATCTCACCAAGGAGTTAGGCTATGAGGTTTATGCTGCCTGCGCCAACACTGGCGGTTTCTCAGCAGAGCAGCTGAAGCGTAATGAAGAGAACGCCTACAAGTTAGGCGCAGTGAAATATGTGACACTTGACGTGACACAGGAGTACTATGCAAAGTCACTGAAGTACATGATCTTCGGCAACGTGCTGCGTAACAACTGCTATCCCATCAGCGTGTCTAGCGAGCGCATCTTTCAGGCTATAGCCATTGCGCGCTATGCTAAGGAGATAGGTGCCGACGCTATCGCCCACGGCTCTACTGGTGCCGGCAACGACCAGATACGCTTCGACATGACCTTCCTCGTCATGGCGCCAGGCGTAGAAATCATCACTCTCACACGCGACCGTAACCTCACCCGTAAGGAAGAGGTTGACTATCTGAACGCCAACGGCTATTTCGCTGACTTCACCAAGCTGAAATACAGCTACAACGTAGGCATCTGGGGCACCAGCATCTGCGGTGGCGAGCTTCTCGACCCCACCCAGGGACTGCCAGAGGAAGCATATCTGAAGCATGTCACAGCCAAAGAGCCTGAGCAGCTGTTGAAGATTGAATTCGACAAAGGCGAGATAGTAGGTGTGAACGGTGAGAAGTTCGACGACCGCGTAAAAGCCATCCAGAAGATTGAGGAGATTGGAGCGAGCTATGCCATCGGTCGCGATGCCAACGTCGGTGACACCATCATCGGCATCAAGGGCCGCGTAGGTTTCGAGGCAGCAGCACCGAAGCTCATCATCGAGGCTCACCGTCTGCTGGAGAAGTCAACGCTCTCTAAGTGGCAGCAATACTGGAAGGATCAGGTTGCCAACTGGTACGGCATGTTCCTCCACGAGAGTCAGTATCTTGAGCCTGTCATGCCCGACATCGAGGCTATGCTGACCTCAAGCCAGCGCAACGTCACTGGTACAGCCATCCTGAAGCTCCGTCCTTACGGTTTCGAAACCGTGGGCATTGACTCAGCCAACGACCTCACGAAGTCTAAGCTCGGCGAGTATGGCGAGACACAGACAGGCTGGACTGCCGACGAGGCCAAGGGCTTCATCAAGGTTAGCTCTACCCCACTCCGCGTTTACTACGGCATACATAAGGACGAGAAGAGATGA
- the argC gene encoding N-acetyl-gamma-glutamyl-phosphate reductase, which produces MIKVGILGAAGYTGGELIRLLLNHPEVEIVFANSESNAGNLVSDVHEGLLGDTDLKFTDQMSFEDVDVVFFCFGHGKSEQFLKEHTIPESVKIIDLAQDFRIAGNHDYVYGLPETHRSEIAKAQHVANPGCFATCIQLGLLPLAKAGLLKHDISVNAVTGSTGAGQKPAATTHFSWRAGNFSTYKLFNHQHLHEICQTLNELKPADAPHVVNTLTEGYDAEGITVDFIPYRGDFARGIFCTEVITLDQPTEAEAIVALYKVFYRDAAFTHYSDKALDLKQVVNTNKGLVHVDVFNRKIVVTSIIDNLLKGAVGQAVQNMNIMFGLNETSGLNLKASAF; this is translated from the coding sequence ATGATCAAAGTAGGTATATTAGGTGCAGCAGGATATACGGGCGGTGAACTCATTCGTCTGTTGCTGAACCATCCCGAGGTAGAGATTGTGTTTGCTAACTCGGAGAGCAACGCAGGCAATCTGGTTTCTGACGTACACGAAGGACTGCTTGGCGACACCGACCTTAAGTTCACCGACCAGATGTCCTTTGAAGATGTCGATGTTGTGTTCTTCTGTTTCGGTCACGGCAAAAGCGAGCAGTTCCTTAAGGAACACACTATCCCCGAGAGTGTGAAGATCATAGACCTCGCACAGGACTTCCGCATCGCTGGCAACCACGACTATGTATATGGACTGCCCGAGACACATCGCTCAGAGATTGCCAAAGCACAGCATGTGGCAAACCCGGGCTGCTTCGCCACCTGCATACAGCTAGGACTGCTGCCGCTGGCAAAGGCAGGCCTCCTGAAACACGACATCTCTGTAAATGCCGTCACAGGCTCTACCGGTGCAGGACAGAAGCCCGCCGCAACGACCCATTTCTCGTGGCGTGCCGGCAACTTCTCCACATACAAGCTCTTCAACCATCAGCATCTGCACGAGATATGCCAGACACTTAACGAGCTGAAGCCTGCCGATGCCCCACATGTTGTTAACACCTTGACAGAGGGATACGACGCTGAAGGCATCACCGTTGACTTCATCCCATATCGTGGTGACTTCGCCCGTGGCATCTTCTGCACAGAGGTCATCACCTTAGATCAGCCCACTGAAGCTGAAGCCATCGTTGCACTCTACAAAGTTTTCTATCGCGATGCAGCCTTCACTCACTACAGCGACAAGGCACTTGACCTTAAGCAGGTGGTGAACACCAACAAAGGCTTGGTACATGTTGATGTCTTCAACCGCAAGATTGTTGTCACCAGCATTATAGACAACCTCCTTAAGGGAGCTGTAGGTCAGGCTGTACAAAACATGAACATCATGTTTGGTCTTAACGAGACTTCAGGACTGAATCTCAAAGCCTCAGCATTCTAA
- a CDS encoding PadR family transcriptional regulator yields the protein MNIENAKSQMRKGMLEYCVLLLLKQRPLYASDIIQRLKDAELLVVEGTLYPLLTRLKNDGLLSYEWQESTQGPPRKYYALSPDGERFLEELNEAWTGLSNTINYLKNVRTEFHL from the coding sequence ATGAACATTGAGAACGCAAAATCGCAAATGAGAAAGGGCATGCTGGAGTACTGTGTACTGCTATTGCTGAAGCAACGCCCTCTCTATGCGAGCGACATCATTCAGAGACTGAAAGATGCCGAGCTGTTGGTGGTAGAAGGAACGCTCTACCCACTGCTCACCCGACTGAAGAATGACGGACTGCTCTCCTATGAATGGCAAGAGAGCACGCAAGGGCCTCCACGCAAGTACTATGCGCTAAGCCCTGACGGCGAACGCTTCCTCGAAGAGCTCAACGAAGCCTGGACAGGACTATCAAACACAATTAACTATCTAAAAAACGTAAGAACTGAATTTCATCTTTAG